The proteins below come from a single Psychrobacter sp. FDAARGOS_221 genomic window:
- a CDS encoding ComEC/Rec2 family competence protein encodes MIWLAGSMALAVVLAVLQLSPEQLTVISLGVSAERWQLSAYLFMASWCLLWLLPYGYRLFFSPSGLASSSEVSASNQPLHHTQPLKKFSSQLASFLHTSQPIYALMMMSVFWLAIMMNSVAQRMVAIEQSVPRVISVEANVTPLGVSDRRLAFESDQQQVLKQGYRQLVTLHDIKPYTRQNNSALATQAEQNITTNTSQANTETNKTKSGTPAKQQLQHNPLSVDTSQLEHTLSITASTATNHSTNDQLPTTMTVMLSGYKPPLMALNDFAPDEQLRMQLQLSPIELLEDDSEGEFDEYRWLSSRHATAKAKVLSAEFDSKQKQQSTLRLWIDSKRFGLREHFIKLTENQQQVSSNDQLQHRTIPTTADAIAVTLSLLTGDRSLISNQITELYRFAGISHLLAISGTHVLFLAMLCAGLVTGLLTHFAPGFYRVVPRWQCAFVISVIAAFGYALFAGFDVPALRTACMLLVVGVLRYVLASASIFKVLLVLAVAMVWADIFVLWQAGFWLSFIAVAVLVIYSQRWEKDERLRPQQQQSDNVDSSKLSQVWQGIKQAVWGVFKLQLWMSLALLPISLWLFGQVSLWGFVVNLFAIGLFGWVIVPINLLAGVLHAALPNYPHISDSLWSGLFWLLQQLHSGLFALQSTWQQTGWIYASPSLVLLLLITLAAIPWILPKGILSRLLSLPPLLVIATMAIYQMQQQQNLLHIQVLTPPKQVKSAPLSATLIWHQQQSWLLLSAYPQTGYAKAKSNNNTKQGSFNTKPQALWDLQQQQQLTQSLYDQIKQQQIGHLTGVIVQTATPQLVTMVAQLRQMLPISYYWQAGLSANSSYVESKLASSGMTAQGCHVGLSWQSNIDHDYSSDSAKPREAQTKQGFMITAVTGWDEVQSESVWGCAIDLTTDAALDLPKSVRLATIDAAEAVNSGVAKAGQPQQFLFYSSAKPALGQLWNLMCEGDADIANKQTARHHWLSTSQASIDKQLVSNRQPLSWHILDESILPATLKQKQTHLYWQQQPLSVK; translated from the coding sequence TTGATTTGGCTAGCAGGGAGCATGGCGCTTGCCGTGGTGTTGGCCGTGTTACAGCTATCACCAGAGCAGCTGACGGTCATTAGCTTAGGGGTGAGTGCTGAGCGTTGGCAACTGTCTGCTTATCTCTTCATGGCATCGTGGTGCCTGCTTTGGCTATTACCCTATGGCTACCGTCTGTTTTTTAGCCCTTCAGGCTTAGCGTCCTCTTCCGAAGTTTCTGCTTCAAACCAACCGCTGCATCACACGCAACCCCTTAAAAAATTCTCCTCTCAATTAGCATCCTTTCTACATACCAGTCAGCCCATATATGCTCTAATGATGATGAGTGTATTTTGGTTGGCTATTATGATGAATAGCGTGGCGCAGAGGATGGTGGCAATAGAGCAGTCAGTGCCACGCGTGATCTCAGTTGAGGCCAATGTTACACCGCTAGGCGTGAGTGATAGGCGCTTAGCTTTTGAGTCTGATCAGCAGCAAGTATTGAAGCAAGGCTATCGGCAACTGGTTACCTTGCATGATATCAAGCCCTATACCCGTCAAAATAACAGTGCACTGGCGACTCAAGCCGAGCAGAATATAACCACTAATACTTCCCAAGCTAATACCGAAACTAATAAAACCAAATCAGGCACGCCTGCCAAACAACAATTGCAACACAATCCACTATCAGTTGATACCAGTCAGTTAGAACATACATTATCGATAACAGCGTCTACTGCAACTAATCATTCAACCAATGATCAATTACCGACAACCATGACAGTCATGTTGTCTGGATATAAGCCGCCATTAATGGCGCTAAATGACTTTGCGCCTGATGAGCAGTTACGGATGCAGCTGCAATTAAGCCCGATTGAGTTGCTAGAGGATGACAGTGAAGGTGAGTTTGATGAATATCGTTGGCTGAGCAGCCGCCATGCCACAGCCAAGGCTAAAGTATTAAGTGCAGAGTTTGACTCAAAACAAAAGCAACAATCGACATTAAGGTTATGGATTGACAGTAAGCGCTTTGGTTTGCGTGAGCACTTCATAAAGCTAACTGAAAACCAACAGCAAGTCAGTTCTAACGATCAGCTTCAGCACCGGACAATACCGACTACAGCAGATGCCATTGCCGTCACCTTAAGCCTACTTACCGGTGATCGCAGCTTAATCAGCAATCAGATAACTGAGCTTTATCGCTTTGCTGGTATTTCTCATTTATTGGCCATTTCAGGTACTCATGTTTTATTTTTGGCCATGTTATGTGCGGGGTTAGTGACAGGATTGCTAACTCATTTTGCACCAGGATTTTATCGTGTTGTGCCACGTTGGCAGTGTGCCTTTGTTATTTCAGTGATTGCCGCTTTTGGCTATGCCTTGTTTGCCGGCTTTGATGTGCCCGCTCTGCGAACAGCGTGTATGCTGTTGGTAGTAGGCGTGCTGCGTTATGTATTAGCCAGTGCTTCGATATTTAAAGTTTTGTTGGTATTGGCAGTGGCCATGGTTTGGGCCGATATATTCGTGCTTTGGCAGGCAGGATTTTGGTTGTCCTTTATTGCGGTAGCTGTATTGGTTATCTATAGCCAGCGCTGGGAAAAGGACGAACGCTTGCGACCGCAACAACAGCAGTCAGACAATGTTGATTCAAGCAAGCTGTCTCAAGTATGGCAGGGTATTAAGCAAGCTGTTTGGGGGGTATTTAAGTTACAGCTGTGGATGTCTTTGGCGTTGTTACCCATCAGTTTGTGGTTATTTGGGCAGGTGTCTTTATGGGGTTTTGTGGTGAATTTATTTGCCATTGGTTTGTTTGGATGGGTGATAGTGCCTATTAATCTGCTGGCAGGGGTGTTGCATGCGGCCTTGCCTAATTATCCACATATTTCTGATAGTCTTTGGTCTGGGCTGTTTTGGCTTTTACAGCAGTTGCATAGTGGCTTGTTTGCGCTGCAAAGCACTTGGCAGCAAACTGGGTGGATATATGCCAGCCCAAGCTTAGTACTGTTATTATTAATCACATTGGCTGCAATACCTTGGATATTGCCCAAAGGCATATTAAGCCGATTGCTATCACTGCCGCCATTGTTAGTCATTGCCACTATGGCTATATATCAGATGCAGCAGCAACAAAATTTGTTGCATATCCAAGTACTAACTCCGCCTAAGCAAGTTAAATCAGCTCCCTTATCGGCTACTTTAATCTGGCATCAGCAGCAATCTTGGTTATTACTGTCTGCTTATCCTCAGACAGGTTATGCTAAAGCTAAAAGTAATAATAATACTAAACAAGGCAGTTTTAATACTAAGCCACAAGCTTTATGGGATTTGCAGCAACAACAACAGCTGACCCAAAGTCTGTATGACCAAATCAAACAACAACAAATCGGTCATTTAACCGGTGTGATAGTACAAACCGCTACGCCACAACTGGTCACTATGGTTGCGCAGTTAAGACAAATGCTACCCATATCTTATTACTGGCAAGCCGGGCTATCAGCGAATAGTTCCTATGTCGAATCAAAGTTGGCTAGCTCTGGAATGACCGCTCAGGGCTGTCATGTGGGCCTATCATGGCAATCTAATATTGATCATGATTATTCCAGCGACAGTGCCAAACCCCGAGAAGCTCAAACCAAACAAGGGTTTATGATAACCGCCGTCACCGGATGGGATGAGGTGCAAAGCGAGTCAGTTTGGGGTTGTGCGATAGATTTAACCACCGATGCAGCGCTAGATTTACCTAAATCAGTGAGGCTTGCAACCATTGATGCTGCTGAAGCTGTTAACAGTGGCGTAGCTAAGGCAGGACAGCCACAGCAGTTTTTGTTTTACAGCAGTGCCAAGCCGGCACTGGGTCAATTGTGGAATTTGATGTGTGAGGGCGATGCAGATATTGCCAACAAGCAAACGGCACGCCATCATTGGCTAAGCACATCACAGGCGTCTATTGATAAACAGCTAGTGAGTAATCGTCAGCCACTATCTTGGCATATCCTAGATGAGTCAATCTTGCCAGCGACGCTGAAACAAAAACAAACCCATCTGTATTGGCAGCAGCAACCGCTAAGCGTTAAGTAA
- the sppA gene encoding signal peptide peptidase SppA: MSNWPPDPNKVPDNQPSNNQPPQNPNNKRPHTAQIAPVTGGREWHLLEKTLLASIEEQRRARRWRVISKLLSLGTLLLVIFMLSKGCTPSEKGLATVDVNKPHIAVVELQGVISANDPANAYDVSKALTEAFESKGSKAVVMNINSPGGSPVQSDEIWQTMMDLREEYPKKKLYAIIGDMGASGAYYIASAADEIYVNPSSLVGSIGVIMPGYNVEGLMDKLGVEDRTITAGEYKDILSVSRELTDFEQQHVQSVLSNTHKHFINAVKQGRGDKLKDAEENNLFSGLFWTGEQSIELGLADKKGSLMTLEKELDLDNVINYTPVDPMQQLLDSFAIKMGAGIGSSVDMKLLPQEQSTTEMR, from the coding sequence ATGTCAAACTGGCCACCCGATCCAAATAAGGTTCCGGATAATCAACCATCTAATAACCAACCACCTCAAAATCCCAATAACAAACGACCACACACTGCACAAATAGCACCTGTTACAGGTGGGCGTGAGTGGCACTTGTTAGAAAAAACATTACTGGCAAGCATTGAAGAGCAGCGCAGAGCGCGTCGCTGGCGGGTTATTTCTAAGCTATTAAGCCTGGGTACCTTATTGCTGGTTATCTTTATGCTTAGTAAAGGCTGTACGCCTTCTGAAAAAGGCTTGGCCACTGTCGATGTCAATAAACCGCATATTGCTGTGGTTGAGTTGCAAGGTGTGATCAGCGCCAATGATCCTGCTAATGCTTATGACGTCAGTAAAGCATTGACCGAGGCCTTTGAATCAAAAGGGTCTAAAGCGGTGGTGATGAATATTAACTCACCAGGGGGCTCACCGGTGCAGTCAGATGAAATCTGGCAGACCATGATGGATCTACGTGAAGAATATCCTAAGAAAAAGCTATACGCTATCATTGGTGATATGGGCGCATCAGGTGCTTATTATATTGCCTCTGCTGCGGACGAAATTTATGTTAACCCGTCAAGTTTGGTTGGTTCAATTGGTGTGATTATGCCAGGCTACAATGTCGAGGGCCTAATGGATAAGCTTGGCGTTGAAGATAGAACCATTACCGCCGGTGAATATAAAGATATCCTAAGTGTGAGCCGTGAGCTGACTGATTTTGAACAGCAACATGTACAAAGTGTGCTAAGCAACACCCATAAGCACTTTATCAATGCTGTTAAACAAGGCCGCGGTGATAAGCTTAAAGATGCTGAAGAGAATAACTTATTCTCCGGCTTATTCTGGACTGGTGAGCAGTCTATTGAACTTGGGCTTGCTGACAAAAAAGGCAGTCTGATGACGCTTGAAAAAGAGCTTGATCTGGATAATGTGATTAACTACACACCTGTCGATCCAATGCAGCAGCTGTTAGACAGCTTTGCTATCAAAATGGGTGCAGGTATTGGCTCTAGCGTCGATATGAAGCTACTACCACAGGAACAATCAACGACCGAGATGAGATAA
- a CDS encoding alpha/beta fold hydrolase, protein MSNHLTCPVNLDFSKLPVSKITGKPVIHFAHANGMPSRVYQPIFELLEQHFTVEYIPTLGFDEQGQSTYPIDNHWKSLTQQVIDSVKAVSKKHKVPVIGLGHSLGALCTLQALYKKPKLFLQVVLMDPPLIYGRDNLFWHLAKWFSPKHVDQISPAGISKNRRDVWDSREQARELLGPKRFFKNFDPRTFEGYIQHGMRSLPDGRVTLTIPKQAEVAVFRTNPSWYWLKPNKPPKEPATLLIGDHSQFYQRGFPPKVRKRLSIPFKLHPGGHMFPLEYPDSVAQLIMTTIMEQIQS, encoded by the coding sequence ATGTCAAACCATTTAACCTGTCCTGTTAATTTGGATTTTTCTAAGTTACCCGTATCGAAGATTACGGGTAAGCCTGTTATCCACTTTGCGCACGCCAATGGCATGCCAAGTCGGGTTTACCAGCCTATTTTTGAACTTCTAGAGCAGCACTTTACCGTCGAGTACATCCCAACGCTTGGCTTTGATGAGCAAGGTCAGTCAACGTATCCGATCGATAATCATTGGAAGAGCTTAACTCAGCAAGTAATTGATAGCGTCAAGGCAGTTTCCAAAAAGCATAAAGTGCCAGTGATTGGCTTAGGTCATTCACTTGGCGCTCTGTGTACCTTGCAAGCCTTGTACAAGAAGCCGAAACTGTTTTTGCAAGTGGTGCTGATGGATCCGCCATTAATATATGGGCGTGATAATTTATTTTGGCATTTGGCCAAGTGGTTCTCGCCAAAGCATGTCGATCAAATCTCGCCGGCAGGGATTTCCAAAAATCGCCGTGATGTTTGGGACAGCCGTGAGCAAGCCAGAGAGCTGTTAGGCCCAAAACGTTTCTTTAAGAACTTTGATCCTCGCACCTTTGAAGGCTATATCCAGCATGGTATGCGCAGTCTACCAGATGGGCGAGTGACCTTAACTATTCCAAAACAGGCAGAAGTGGCCGTATTTCGCACCAATCCGTCATGGTATTGGCTAAAGCCCAATAAGCCGCCCAAAGAGCCAGCGACCTTATTAATTGGTGACCACAGTCAGTTTTATCAGCGTGGTTTTCCGCCAAAGGTGCGAAAGCGTTTATCTATACCCTTCAAACTGCATCCAGGCGGACACATGTTCCCCTTAGAGTATCCTGACTCTGTCGCACAGTTGATTATGACCACTATTATGGAGCAGATACAGTCTTAG
- a CDS encoding CPBP family intramembrane glutamic endopeptidase: protein MPIKPKRTLFAIPDQAVPPISLFSKPGVVMLYIGMVGLFFIFQLVGVYLFSPIVIDDPSLTTAQAFAMGSFNGTVTSYAMLFTLLMLLLFSYALIKMLLKMHPSQRHKVSSSKQYDSISYGVKDYLAIKPFALHIAMGVIGLWLVFVIGTETLTYLLDKDPTAFVDDLYFSADPKWLLILVMVVVAPIYEEVVFRGVLWSAIVEQYQGKKGVWVASVVTSAIFALIHLQYELYEMSVIFLLALLLSYARAKSGSLLLPIVIHIINNGAAMWLYLMLI from the coding sequence ATGCCTATAAAGCCAAAACGCACACTATTTGCCATTCCTGATCAGGCAGTACCGCCTATTTCGCTGTTTTCAAAGCCAGGGGTGGTGATGCTGTATATTGGCATGGTTGGGTTGTTTTTTATATTTCAATTAGTCGGGGTGTATCTCTTTTCGCCGATAGTGATAGATGACCCAAGCCTAACTACTGCCCAAGCGTTTGCGATGGGCAGCTTTAATGGGACGGTCACCAGTTACGCCATGCTATTTACTTTATTAATGCTGCTGTTATTTAGCTATGCGTTAATTAAGATGTTACTCAAAATGCATCCATCCCAGCGTCATAAAGTGTCTTCTTCAAAACAATATGATTCTATCAGTTATGGCGTTAAAGACTATCTAGCCATCAAGCCCTTTGCATTGCATATTGCGATGGGGGTGATTGGTCTGTGGTTGGTATTTGTCATTGGTACCGAGACCCTAACTTACCTTTTGGACAAAGATCCGACAGCCTTTGTCGATGATCTGTACTTTAGTGCTGATCCAAAGTGGCTGCTGATATTGGTGATGGTCGTGGTCGCGCCCATCTATGAAGAAGTGGTATTCCGAGGTGTCTTGTGGTCTGCGATAGTGGAACAGTATCAAGGTAAAAAAGGGGTGTGGGTGGCCAGTGTGGTGACCAGTGCCATTTTTGCGTTGATTCATCTTCAATACGAACTGTATGAGATGAGTGTTATCTTTCTATTGGCCTTATTATTAAGCTATGCCCGCGCCAAGTCAGGCTCTTTGCTGCTGCCTATCGTCATTCACATTATCAATAATGGCGCTGCCATGTGGTTATATTTGATGCTTATCTAA
- a CDS encoding YjgN family protein, protein MKQVKFNGTGAEYFKIWIINLILCIITFGIYYPWAKVRTRRYFYANTEYADRFFDYHATGKQLFFGYLIGVCILIVLNIISAIFPTAGFILPVILFFFVPWIIWRSLKFNMRMTSFSNVRFSFDGSLKTAYFIYMLIPIAIYIAIIVLMVVGFASMAGFSNMSDVNMDSINTGGIVIFGIAVILALVLMVYMTGLLAKKSAEYQIGETRFGQGRFFINVNTKTFVMIAFKTALISVVSLVLFMTFIGLSFSSMLSGEVGGSVGNSAASSFFMGSFFIVYIGFIAASLFAAAYTYSRQRQYIYANTTLDQTIRFKSSVGAKAYFGVLITNMLLIIVTLGFGMPWAKVRVAQYLADNTWIDAEDMDINQYLTQKEQHQSAIGEEIGDVLDIDINIAI, encoded by the coding sequence ATGAAACAAGTTAAATTTAACGGTACTGGCGCTGAGTATTTTAAGATATGGATTATTAATCTCATCTTGTGCATCATCACTTTTGGTATTTATTACCCATGGGCGAAGGTGCGTACCCGTCGATATTTTTATGCCAATACTGAGTATGCGGATCGATTCTTTGATTATCATGCCACCGGTAAGCAGCTATTTTTTGGCTACTTAATTGGGGTATGTATCCTCATTGTTCTTAATATTATCAGTGCTATCTTTCCCACGGCTGGCTTTATATTACCGGTCATTTTATTTTTCTTTGTTCCCTGGATTATCTGGCGTAGCTTAAAGTTTAATATGCGTATGACCAGCTTTAGTAACGTGCGCTTTAGCTTTGATGGTAGTCTAAAAACCGCCTACTTTATTTATATGCTCATTCCTATCGCGATCTACATCGCCATTATTGTGCTGATGGTGGTGGGTTTCGCGAGTATGGCTGGGTTTTCAAATATGTCTGATGTTAATATGGATAGCATAAACACCGGAGGCATCGTTATCTTTGGGATAGCTGTGATTTTAGCGCTGGTATTGATGGTTTATATGACTGGATTATTGGCCAAAAAGTCAGCCGAATATCAGATTGGTGAGACAAGATTTGGTCAAGGTCGCTTCTTTATTAATGTCAACACCAAAACCTTTGTAATGATTGCGTTTAAAACAGCATTAATCAGTGTGGTGTCACTGGTACTGTTTATGACCTTCATTGGTTTGAGCTTTTCTTCAATGCTGTCTGGCGAAGTGGGTGGCAGTGTGGGTAACAGTGCGGCAAGCTCGTTTTTTATGGGTTCGTTCTTTATTGTCTACATTGGCTTTATCGCTGCATCATTATTCGCCGCAGCTTATACTTACAGCCGTCAGCGCCAATATATTTATGCCAATACCACATTGGATCAAACGATCCGCTTTAAATCCAGCGTCGGTGCCAAAGCCTATTTTGGTGTGTTAATTACCAATATGCTGCTGATAATCGTCACTTTGGGTTTCGGAATGCCTTGGGCCAAAGTTCGTGTCGCACAGTATTTGGCAGATAATACTTGGATTGATGCCGAAGATATGGATATCAACCAATACTTAACCCAAAAAGAACAACATCAATCGGCGATTGGGGAAGAGATTGGTGATGTGTTAGATATTGATATCAATATTGCCATCTAG
- a CDS encoding M48 family metallopeptidase yields MSVISGKWYPKDSSTQYQAQIEVTGDNYQLRLEPATFEQTNSLSGSWSQVKISDRLGNTERKLTLADGSLFTTANNDAIDQLISQHKSSTHSSWSLCLHRHETKMSSVLSMFLLTVVCVFGFVKWGLPWTSHWVAQALPQKTGEFIGKQSLDFLDEYFLTPTEVSDSTQQQIITRFNSRLKSAGDDQNINYQLHFRDMTMAGMSMPNAFALPSGDIVLTDKFVELSSNADEIDSVLLHEMGHVEKRHGLEMLTQNSLTTMIVILVLGNPDGISELATGLGTALVSNHYSRQYETEADEYAFDKMLQVDINPQAFVDILTRMEEYSGQDMDSENADSDRLSDFLSTHPNTQQRVDMAKKYSQCFEQGLRVCD; encoded by the coding sequence ATGAGTGTTATATCTGGTAAGTGGTATCCAAAAGACAGCTCAACCCAATATCAGGCGCAGATTGAGGTAACCGGTGACAACTATCAGCTGCGTCTTGAGCCGGCGACATTTGAACAAACTAATAGCCTAAGCGGGTCGTGGTCGCAGGTTAAGATTAGTGATCGTCTTGGCAATACTGAGCGTAAATTAACCTTGGCAGATGGCTCATTATTTACCACAGCCAATAATGATGCCATCGACCAGTTAATCAGCCAGCACAAAAGTAGTACCCATTCGTCGTGGAGCTTATGTCTGCACCGTCATGAGACCAAGATGAGCAGTGTGCTGAGCATGTTTCTATTAACCGTGGTGTGTGTGTTTGGCTTTGTAAAGTGGGGGCTACCGTGGACCAGTCACTGGGTTGCACAGGCTCTGCCACAAAAGACCGGTGAGTTCATTGGTAAGCAGTCACTCGACTTTCTCGATGAGTACTTTTTGACACCCACTGAGGTGAGTGACAGCACGCAACAGCAAATTATTACGCGCTTTAACAGTCGTCTGAAATCAGCAGGAGATGATCAAAACATTAATTACCAGCTGCATTTTCGTGACATGACCATGGCGGGTATGAGCATGCCCAACGCATTCGCGCTGCCGTCTGGTGATATTGTATTGACCGATAAGTTTGTTGAATTAAGCAGCAATGCTGATGAGATTGATAGCGTGCTGTTGCATGAAATGGGGCATGTTGAGAAGCGACATGGTCTTGAGATGTTGACCCAAAACTCACTGACTACCATGATTGTTATCTTAGTGCTTGGTAACCCGGATGGTATTAGTGAGCTGGCCACAGGCTTAGGCACTGCTTTGGTATCGAATCATTATTCACGCCAGTATGAGACAGAGGCGGATGAGTATGCGTTTGATAAAATGCTGCAAGTGGATATTAATCCACAAGCTTTTGTTGATATTTTGACGCGCATGGAAGAGTATAGTGGTCAGGATATGGACAGTGAAAATGCTGACAGCGACCGCTTGTCTGACTTTTTATCGACCCATCCGAATACTCAGCAGCGTGTGGATATGGCCAAAAAATACAGCCAATGTTTTGAGCAAGGCTTACGCGTTTGTGATTAA
- a CDS encoding WG repeat-containing protein produces the protein MSVSHAYASNFGCQLNPGYELPEDIALNWLCSFNNEIAPAQHRLTQKYGAVNRQGEVVIPFDYESPVTFYDGKAWVQKGDKWVIINRDNQILGKFDIQQVYGFTRKGMALFQQNDKWGVMNIDGDVIIRPQFDDFVYSFGHGSFSQPDTAIVEIDGKQAAISEAGEIILPPKFDEIRQDNELLLVVNDDKMGVYDLQGNMQQPIEFEPISGISRDERWEDKYWLLLVDAKSGRIKMGAANKYGKTIVPVEFDDVDRIGENKYKVSKNGKYGIYGVNGLITPIHFDVISDTQQGPTLIKYQGQWGYLKDFNSLLLVDYDVVDEFSEGLAAVANYQHKPDNNDSGAAQTTLSWGYINTLGKEVIPLQYQSAKPFKDGLAAVKNNDKWGVINFENKQIAPFEYDAISGFKQGYAVVGNYLPDVMVVDDISDFYRLDEPSSEQASDGSAAEAEAEAENDVINGTQALASDAIYGIEDMTSRESLPMRFGLLSNQGSLVFPATYQNITRASEGMIAVKKNDQWGFANQQGDLIFDYQFDQIFPPFEQGEMQVDNCYDDAGNRLYCHADEVNIKSLHINKQGDIIYGLSSEMSYATEEAAE, from the coding sequence ATGAGTGTATCCCATGCTTATGCCTCTAATTTTGGCTGTCAGCTCAATCCAGGCTATGAATTGCCTGAAGATATTGCGCTTAATTGGCTTTGCAGTTTTAATAATGAGATAGCGCCTGCCCAACATAGATTGACCCAGAAGTATGGTGCTGTTAATCGGCAAGGTGAGGTCGTTATACCGTTTGACTATGAATCACCGGTTACCTTTTATGATGGCAAAGCGTGGGTGCAAAAAGGCGATAAGTGGGTCATCATTAACAGAGATAATCAGATTCTTGGTAAATTTGATATTCAACAAGTTTATGGTTTTACTCGCAAAGGAATGGCTTTGTTTCAACAAAACGATAAATGGGGTGTGATGAATATTGATGGTGACGTCATTATAAGGCCTCAATTTGATGATTTTGTTTACAGTTTTGGTCATGGCTCATTCAGTCAGCCCGATACGGCGATAGTCGAGATCGATGGCAAGCAGGCTGCTATTAGTGAAGCTGGCGAGATTATTTTACCGCCTAAGTTTGATGAGATTAGACAAGACAATGAGCTATTATTGGTGGTCAATGATGACAAAATGGGCGTCTATGACTTGCAAGGGAACATGCAGCAGCCTATTGAATTTGAGCCAATTAGTGGTATATCGAGAGATGAGCGCTGGGAAGACAAATATTGGTTACTGCTTGTCGATGCTAAGAGCGGTAGAATTAAAATGGGTGCCGCCAATAAATATGGAAAGACCATCGTGCCGGTTGAGTTCGATGACGTCGATAGGATAGGCGAAAATAAGTATAAAGTGTCAAAAAATGGCAAGTATGGCATTTATGGCGTAAATGGTCTTATCACGCCGATTCACTTTGATGTGATATCGGATACTCAACAGGGACCAACGCTGATTAAATATCAAGGACAGTGGGGGTATTTAAAGGACTTTAACTCACTGCTGTTGGTTGACTATGACGTTGTTGATGAGTTTTCTGAAGGCTTAGCAGCTGTCGCTAATTATCAGCATAAGCCAGATAATAACGATTCTGGCGCAGCGCAAACCACACTGTCATGGGGCTATATCAATACGTTAGGTAAAGAGGTTATTCCGTTACAGTATCAAAGCGCGAAGCCATTCAAGGATGGGCTAGCGGCTGTCAAGAATAATGACAAATGGGGTGTGATTAATTTTGAAAATAAGCAAATTGCACCCTTTGAATACGATGCCATTAGCGGTTTCAAACAAGGTTATGCTGTGGTAGGCAACTACTTACCAGACGTTATGGTTGTCGATGACATATCCGATTTTTACCGCTTAGATGAGCCATCGAGCGAGCAAGCGTCAGATGGATCAGCAGCGGAAGCGGAGGCTGAGGCTGAGAATGATGTTATTAATGGTACGCAAGCGTTAGCCAGTGATGCCATTTATGGCATTGAAGATATGACATCTCGTGAGTCATTACCGATGCGTTTTGGGTTGTTAAGTAACCAAGGCTCGCTTGTCTTTCCAGCGACTTATCAAAATATAACCAGAGCCTCTGAAGGTATGATTGCGGTTAAGAAAAACGATCAATGGGGCTTTGCGAATCAACAAGGTGATCTGATATTTGACTATCAGTTTGATCAAATCTTCCCGCCGTTTGAGCAGGGTGAAATGCAAGTAGATAACTGCTATGACGACGCGGGTAATCGTCTATATTGCCACGCTGATGAGGTGAATATTAAATCCTTACACATTAACAAACAGGGTGATATTATTTATGGTTTAAGCTCGGAGATGAGCTATGCGACAGAAGAGGCAGCAGAGTAA
- a CDS encoding LysR family transcriptional regulator, whose product MTKKPYTYNQLQILNTVLEEGNYTQAAKCLGMSQSAVSQAITRLETNLDVKLFIQRGRYLVPTDYCLEIGALTSKMQEIESGIDALIERSEVFEASVLKVGMCSAMPGTEILKQFTAAYPKLQTEIYFGNFQETFNRVIAGDVDVGILANVPQDDRLKLKKCATQRLVALCSPDHPFASKKAISLNELVSETVIFRTQGSTTQKLIDNALKKLELTLTPTYIVNTQESVFDAVHQNLGIGFAWSESATRKEGVIKLPIIELSSTYDEVIFSLKESSNKIVSALMNSLEEA is encoded by the coding sequence ATGACAAAAAAGCCTTATACCTATAATCAATTACAGATATTAAATACCGTATTAGAGGAAGGTAACTACACTCAAGCGGCCAAGTGCTTAGGTATGTCGCAGTCCGCAGTAAGCCAAGCCATCACTCGGCTAGAGACCAACTTGGATGTGAAGTTATTTATACAACGGGGGCGATATCTGGTACCCACTGATTATTGTCTTGAGATAGGCGCTTTGACCAGTAAGATGCAAGAAATTGAAAGCGGCATTGATGCCCTGATTGAAAGAAGCGAAGTGTTTGAAGCCAGTGTATTAAAGGTTGGTATGTGTAGTGCCATGCCAGGGACTGAAATCTTAAAACAATTCACCGCCGCCTACCCTAAGCTGCAAACTGAGATTTATTTTGGCAACTTTCAAGAGACCTTTAATCGGGTTATCGCAGGTGACGTTGATGTCGGTATTTTGGCCAATGTACCGCAAGACGACAGGCTAAAGCTGAAAAAATGCGCGACCCAAAGGCTGGTTGCTTTGTGCTCACCTGATCATCCTTTCGCCAGCAAAAAAGCCATCAGCTTAAATGAATTGGTTTCAGAAACGGTTATTTTTCGCACTCAAGGCTCGACCACTCAAAAGCTGATTGATAATGCTCTAAAAAAATTAGAGTTAACCCTAACCCCGACCTATATCGTTAATACTCAAGAGAGCGTTTTTGATGCGGTACACCAAAATTTAGGCATCGGCTTTGCTTGGAGTGAAAGTGCAACACGCAAAGAGGGGGTGATCAAACTGCCTATTATAGAGCTAAGTTCGACCTATGATGAGGTAATCTTTTCACTAAAAGAATCCAGTAATAAAATAGTTAGCGCCTTAATGAATTCTTTAGAAGAGGCGTAA